GGATGGTGGTGGTAGTCGGCCGACGAAAGACAAAAGGGAGAGGGGGCGATGATGGAGCTTGGCCGAAGGGGGcgcgagagagaggaaagagataagtgagggggagagagagagagagagtgatgtgaGGAATTGACTTGAGTTGACTAGAGTAGTTGAGAAAAGACAAGTGGGTGGGGGACAAGACTTGTGGGGCCCAAAAGATTTAAATTTCTTGTATCCTGTGCATAAAggtaggggtaaaaaggtcatttGGCATTCTAAGGCTAGTTggacatttggctcaaccgacgAAGGTTATTTTGGTCTTTTGCGGCTTGGGTTCGGTCGGGGTTGGCTCGAGCGCAAAGGGTTCTAAACCTCTCGCGCGACGATTCCTTATCGAAGCCTAAACTACTCTAAATGACGTCTCAGAAATATCCAAATGTGGTCTCTTAAatcatcaaaatccaattttcatGGAACAAATTAGAATCCACATTTAATCCTTAAATTGAATTCAGTTATCTAACAGACGTCCAAAAACTATGATGTCACAAGCACCagcctttttctatttcctatCAAATTTTACCTTGACGTGGCAAGTTCACGTGGGTTTCcatatctctttatttttttttttgtttcttcaattagccattatttgaaaataaatggggctcattctctctcttcctcatagcacgaaaaaccctaaattgtcTTCTCCTTCATTGCCGACATCATCTTCATGATTACATTGAAACTCATTCGTGCACATTTTTTTCTCTGGTAATCTTcttgcctttatttttttctcgggTTTGTTTCACGAAGTCATTCAAATCACCAAATTAGGATGATCAATGGGTTTAATTGGAAGTGGTTCAAAGAGAAGCGcggcccgaaaaaaaaaaaatcaaagctgaGAAGATTACGATGATCAATGGCTTTAATTGGAAGTGGTTCAAAGAGAAGCGATgcccgagaaaaaaaaatcaaagctgaGAAGattacaaaagataaaaatatgcTCAAACAAGTTCCAATGCCTAATCACGAAGAGGAAGGCAACAATGAAGAAGTGTGCCCAATGAGGAGGAAAACCTAGGGATTTTCGTGCtccgaggagagagagagagagagaaaatcagccctaattgaagagagagagagagagagaaattgatcTTCACATGAACTTTCCACGAGATGGATTTTCACGTGAACTTTCCACGTCAATTGACTTATTGCCATGCATCTAGCTCATCAATTTCACAATGAAGGATAAATGGGTCATGCatataccaatttgaattttttagtgatgaaaaattagtttgaagcaAATTTATCAAGGGtctatcggtttggagttttacgTAGTATGAACTCTTAAGCTTATAGGAAACCCGAGGAGGTGGTGTCCTTGATATGCTTTTTGGTTTGATGCATTTGGGACAAAAAAGGAATCTTAGACTctgtttattttacgaaaaaatgaatgttttttgaaaaataattttccaaataaaatcgcttgtatcacttgaaataattaattaataaaaaatattttcattatcgataataatttatatttaaacatGTTCATGGACTATGCTTATTCTCCATGTACCATCATTACatatgaattttgtttttttaattagcGGACGAACATGGCCCTACTCGACGACCCCCGATCAGCACATtgcttaaaatttttattatttatgtgGACAATCTGAATACACACAGCATGGCACTGCACTTTATAATATAGTCTTGGTCATCTTTCACGGTGGAGAAATGGAATCCACCTTTTGAGTTTGAGATTTGTGCGACTCGTcagtttttccttcttcttttccaccAAATCCGACCGACCTCGCCGCGAAGATCAACGCGTGGCCTGGCTATGTCCCGCACCTTCAAGAACACGCCAACGCAGCGAAACGCAAACAGGGTCACTTCGAGAAATTTCGATTCAAGCCTTTTTGGCGAAGTTGGGCGCAGAATCCGATTCATCCTGCCTCTGTCCACCGAATAAAGTTGAAGATGACGACCCCTTTTAGCGTTTTCATTTCTCAGTCCGTCGGGGGTGTTGTAGCTCTTGGAACATCTTGGTCAGGTCTGACTGAGGGAGGAAactgtgaagaagaagaagaagaagaagaagaagaagaagagtgaaAAGTGAATGGCGATAGAGTACAGATGCTGCGGAGCAGGGTTCTGGGTGCACTTAGGGATCATTACTTTCCTAGTGACCTTCGCGGGTCTCATGTCCGGGCTGACGTTGGGTCTCATGTCATTGAGCCTCGTCGATCTTGAAGTCCTTGCCAAGTCTGGCACACCAACTGATCGTAAATATGCCGGTACTCACTTCTCAGACTTGATTTAGCTTTGTTTTACTGATATCTCAAACCCCAAGTTGTAGAATGCACCGGTTCATGTGAGCCCAATATGAAGTTGAATGGATCCCACATTGAATGTGGTGCAGTCGGCTCACCTAATGCATCCAACAATGGTTCTGTTCTTTGCCATTAACAAGGAACAGCAATGTAGTGAAACTTATTTGGGATTTTGTATTTTGACATTTTAGTTTAGGCCTGTTTTTAGCTAATCCTAAGTTAAATATGGTTATCAATTTTCACCATTACTCCATGTGtagaaaaatttattggtaTCCCTTCTTTGAAGGCTTGGCTTGTTTTTAGTTAACTGACCTGGTGACTATAGGTAGTGAATATTTAAAAGGGTCAAAATTGAAGTGTTAAacgcctctcttttttttttatttggtcatgTCAAACGCCTCTCGAAGGTGACAACATCAGCATGAAAAACTAAGTATCCCAGCAAAGTGTCCAATTTCTGGACCTGGGATGAGTCCTAGAATTTTATTTTGCCAAGTCCAACACAAGGATCTGTGTCCATATCTGATCCCCACAACTGAGTCCAGGTAACATAGGATAAAGGAAGGCACTATGATCGGCTCtgtctgataaaaaaaaaaaaaattgcttcacaACAATTCTCAATTTTGCTAAAGCCTTGTGGAGATGCTATGGGAAGATGCACCCTCTTGCCTCTGCATTTCGTTTGTATGGACACAAGTCACTTTCCCTTAGAACAATTAACCCTGGAAGTGGCAAGTAGTGCAAAGGACAGTAGTCTGACCATTAATATCCAGAAAGACGGATTATCTGTTGCCAGACTTGCAGCTTTTCAGATACATATCATCTAGGTGTTACCCTATCGACTGAAGATCAGTTCCTTTCCATTACAGAAAAGATATTGCCGGTTGTTAGAAGACAACATTTGCTGCTGTGCACCCTACTAATTTGCAATGCTGCTGCTATGGAGGTGAATGAGGGGAATTGTCTCCTTTGCAGTTTGATGGACAAGTGATTCATGTCTCGGTTTTGTTTGTTGCGCTTGCAGGCGCTGCCTATCGTTCTTGATAGTTTGGTAACAGCTTGGGGGGCTATTCTTATTTCAGTAACCTTGATACTTTTGTTTGGTGAGGTATGTTTTTATTCCGAGTTAGCTTATTTTAAGTTGCATTCATGAGCATGAGCCTCATCCTGGAATACAATCTTTACTGTGTGTTGGTGCAACTCAACAGTGAACTACTAGAGTTTATTTGTCAAAAATACATATCACTTACTTGTCTTTTGTCACAAATGGAAAATTCCTAAGCTGTACTAATTGAGTTGGGTTTCCTTTAGCTAAGGATTCCATTGTAGTAAATAAACATCATTCCAAATGTTCAACTTCAGTAGCGAAGGATAGTGGAGCAGATATCCTCAGTTCAACTTCAAGTACTCTGTGTTGTTAATACTTTTGCATCAGGCAACAGGGATTGGGCTCCTTTTAATCTTGGTCTGTGTGTGTTCACATTTGAATGTACCCATCACTATGTTGCAGATTATACCCCAAGCAGTATGTTCGAGGTATGGTCTGGCAGTTGGTGCAGCAGTGGCTCCTGTCGTCCGAGTTCTTGTCCTTATATGTTTTCCTGTTGCATATCCCATAAGCAAGGTGAGATTTCGTACCTCAGGAATCAGCTTAATCCTCTACCACAGGCTAATATCGTCATAAGATTCTGACAATAGCCTGAAAAATGTATATTGGCAGCTTTTAGATTTCCTTCTGGGAGAAGGACACGAGGCTCTGTTTCGCCGTGCTGAGTTGAAAACACTAGTTGATCTTCATGGTAATGAGGTAAGAACAGACATGCAAATCCATACTCTGTACTTGGTATATTATCAAATTTTATCCTGCCTGATGTTCATTCTGTTGATCTAATAATGGCGAGTTTTGACTGTGATATGCAACTctttacttcaaaattcatgtttACAACTGAGTGGTCTTTGAACCATCAGGCAGGAAAGGGTGGCGAACTTACACGGGACGAGACAACTATAATCGCAGGAGCACTTGAACTCACTGAGAAAACTGCAAGCGATGCGATGACTCCTATATCTGAAACTTTTGCCGTAGATATTAATGCCAAACTTGATAGGTAGCACAAACTTCTTTTAATTATACAATATAACATGCATGGCATTTGTCTCACCTGTTTAGGAGAGGCATTACTGGGTGCTAGTTGTAATGGTGCAGCGATATGCGCAAGATGATTTTGGAGAAAGGACACAGCAGAATTCCAGTATATTATGAGCAGCCAAGAAATATAATTGGTCTTATATTGGTAAATTTCCTTTATCTTGTGATTAATATAATGTGTGCAGCGCCACTTAGACATGTCCTTTTTAAATTGATGTGTAATTGAACCCTGGATTTCTGTGTAAATCCCTTCATGGGTCACATCAAACTAATCAATTGGCACGGTATTTGGTCAGCTGCTCATCCAAGCACCTGCTTCGACAGTGCAGCTGATGAACTTGTCCATTGGATCCAGAGAGCGTTTTGTGTTCTCGACGTTTTGCTTCCTCCCCTTGCACTGTCTATATTAAAGGATAGCCAGCTTTTTCTGCAGCTAACATACTGGCATTTTGTATGAGTTCTGCTTCAGTTTACTTGCACTTTATTAAAAGGAggaaccaaaatgaaaaaacgaGAGTCAGATCAGTCCAATATTGCTAAGGCTTCTGCAAGCTattgcctttcttttcttgctttccatGTTCATctgtatattttttattcaacttGCAGGTGAAGAATTTACTCGCTATTCACCCAGGAGATGATGTGTTAGTGAAGAATGTCACCATCCGAAAGATCCCAAGGTATTGTCCGGTTCTATTCCTTTAGATCTCAATTGTCTTTTTCATGGATATGTGTTTGCATGATTCAGTGAGGGTAGTATGGACATAGTAAGTAGCTTACTTTGACATTAAGATTGCCAGTGGATTCATCTAATAAGAGTGCTAGATTTCGATGCACTATGTGAAGCTTTTAGCTTATTACGTGCATGAATGGCCTCCCTTCTCAGGGTTCCCGAGTCAATGCCTCTCTACGATATACTAAACGAGTTTCAGAAAGGGCATAGTCATATGGCGGTTGTTGTGAGAGAGTGCAATGATAAGGAGCATTCAGCAGCAGATCACCAAAATGAGGGTAAGAGCAGACTTAATTCGACaatcttgttgttcaagttaacgacaaaaggtgaaaagaaagCTTCCCACTTGCCTTAAGTTTGACTTCGTTATAGCGAATAAACCTGTACAGTGAGAGAGGTGAAGGTGGACATTTTCGGCGAGCAAGATTACCAAGGGAAGTgcctaaagaaaaagagatcaaTCAAGATGCTGAAGGATTTACATggaggagatgttaaagaactACACAAAGCTGCCAGCAAGAGCAGGAAATGGGCCAAGGACTTTCACTCTGACGTTCTCCATTTCAGTGAGGATTCACTTCCGAAGCTAgccgaagaaggagaagctaTCGGCATCATAACACTGGAAGATGTCATCGAAGAGATATTACAGGTAACCCGCCCACCATTGTTTCTCTACTTTCTGGGATTGCTGTTTTTCGACCGGTATCGGAATATTGTGATGCGATCCACTGAGTTTGTTTCTGCAGGAGGAGATTTATGATGAGACAGATTACGTTGCAAAAAATCACGATCCTAATTCTTCGTAGCTGTACTGTTGCGAATCAAATACACAGGTGAATGTTAATTGGTAGAAGCTGTGTTGATCTACAAAAGCACGGTATCAGAAGCTGATATGGTTGTTCAATAAAAGTCTGGATTTGATAGGAGATTATGTTTGATCTCGAACAATGCTTTATTCATATGCACACTGTGCAAAGATAGTCTTTAATGAGCATATCTTGTGATAGTGTTAACTTTGAAATGATTCTGAGGCAGCATCATTCGATTGCCAGAGAATCTTGATGTTCCATGTAAAGAGCATTGCCATTCAAGTTCGTTCGCCTGGATTACTTGTTAATAGTTATGACAACcgatttgggaaaaaaaattaaggggtGATGAACTTTTCTCTTATTATTCAATACTAGTTTGGaacttcttttgtaattttttttttttttttgttgcaaaagtTGGctcaatttaaattttgcatatttttttcgcagcaaaaatcaaatctcaaattaaAACACGTTTACaaagataacttttttttttttctctttataacCTTTCCTTCTTATATCACCCCGGTATCCATCGCTACATGCCGAGCTTGAGTCCAACGACCCTTCCTTCCCGACCACCATTGGTACCCTAAACCACCGCCACCGACATTGGTGGGGGTTGCGACCTCCAGCCCTCTCTTTGACTTCCCCGACTCTCTCTCAAAAATGTGTGTGTCGACCTCCAATGGAGGTGACAATA
The genomic region above belongs to Rhodamnia argentea isolate NSW1041297 chromosome 6, ASM2092103v1, whole genome shotgun sequence and contains:
- the LOC115729484 gene encoding DUF21 domain-containing protein At2g14520-like isoform X2, coding for MAIEYRCCGAGFWVHLGIITFLVTFAGLMSGLTLGLMSLSLVDLEVLAKSGTPTDRKYAEKILPVVRRQHLLLCTLLICNAAAMEALPIVLDSLVTAWGAILISVTLILLFGEIIPQAVCSRYGLAVGAAVAPVVRVLVLICFPVAYPISKLLDFLLGEGHEALFRRAELKTLVDLHGNEAGKGGELTRDETTIIAGALELTEKTASDAMTPISETFAVDINAKLDSDMRKMILEKGHSRIPVYYEQPRNIIGLILVKNLLAIHPGDDVLVKNVTIRKIPRVPESMPLYDILNEFQKGHSHMAVVVRECNDKEHSAADHQNEANKPVQ
- the LOC115729484 gene encoding DUF21 domain-containing protein At2g14520-like isoform X1, giving the protein MAIEYRCCGAGFWVHLGIITFLVTFAGLMSGLTLGLMSLSLVDLEVLAKSGTPTDRKYAEKILPVVRRQHLLLCTLLICNAAAMEALPIVLDSLVTAWGAILISVTLILLFGEIIPQAVCSRYGLAVGAAVAPVVRVLVLICFPVAYPISKLLDFLLGEGHEALFRRAELKTLVDLHGNEAGKGGELTRDETTIIAGALELTEKTASDAMTPISETFAVDINAKLDSDMRKMILEKGHSRIPVYYEQPRNIIGLILVKNLLAIHPGDDVLVKNVTIRKIPRVPESMPLYDILNEFQKGHSHMAVVVRECNDKEHSAADHQNEEVKVDIFGEQDYQGKCLKKKRSIKMLKDLHGGDVKELHKAASKSRKWAKDFHSDVLHFSEDSLPKLAEEGEAIGIITLEDVIEEILQEEIYDETDYVAKNHDPNSS